GCGGCGCAGTGGGGACTACCGCCGCAGCGGGAGACGCGACCGGCCACCGACACCGCGACAGCGCAGGAGCCGCCCTCCGACGGTTCGGAACCGAGCTGGGTGGGGCTGGACGTCGGCTCGCCGTTCGACTACCCCCGCAGCGGCATCCTCTACGTGGCGCGGCACCTGCCGAAACCGGGCAGGGACGGTCTACCCGAGGCCTACCTGGACGAACTCACCGAGCTGGTGACCGCGGCGGGCGGCCGCACCCTCGGGTTGTTCTCCTCCATGCGCGCCGCTCGCCAGGCCAGCGAGGAGCTTCGGCAACGACTGTCCACTCCGGTGCTGTGCCAGGGCGAGGACAGCACCTCGCAACTGGTCGACTCCTTCGCCCAGGATCCGGCGACCAGCCTGTTCGGCACCCTGTCGCTGTGGCAGGGGGTGGACGTCCCGGGCCGCTCGTTGCAGCTGGTGGTGATGGACCGGATTCCCTTCCCCCGACCGGACGATCCGCTCGCCTCCGCCAGACAGCAGGCGATCTCGGCGCGCGGCGGCAACGGGTTCATCACCGTGGCCGGAACACACGCCGCGCTGCTGCTCGCGCAGGGGGCGGGCAGGCTGCTGCGCTCGGCGAGCGACCGCGGGGTCATCGCGATCCTGGACCCCAGGCTGAGCACGGCGCGCTACGGGGGATTCCTGCGTGCCTCGCTTCCGCCGTTCTGGAGCACCGAGGACCCACAGGTGGTGCGGGGAGCGCTGCGACGGCTCGACGAGGCCGCGGCGGACCGGTGAGGACGGGGTTCAGCGGTGGAGCCGAACCGGCGGTCCCCCGCCGAACCCCACCCCGGCGCCGAGCTCAGCCACGGGACTCGCTCATCCGCTGAACTCGGAGAAGCTCCTGTCGCGCTCGTGCTGACGTTCGGACTGCCGGGGCATCTCCGGGTGCGTGGACTCCTCCACGCGCATGGCCGCACCGAGCGCGAAGAACGTCGGCGCCCACTCCCCGATGAAGATTCCCCACCTGTCCGCACGAGCCAGATCCTCCCCTCTCAGCCCCCGGGAGGCCGCCCAGGAGACGAGCGCGAGGAGTATCGAGGCCATCCCCGCCCCGAACATCTTGTCCGAATCCATTCCGTAGTTACGCAGCATCGAAAGCACGGTGACACCTTTCGGAACACGCCCGAGCCTCACAGCCGAGAAGCCGGGCAGTTGCGGGCCACCCTCCGGATTTCCCTCGCGGGGCGGTGCGAAACCGGCCACACCCGCGCCCGGCGGAACTGATCGTGTCCTGCTCCGCGACCAGGTACTCGACGGTTTCCCCGCAGCTCGCCGAGGAGCCCTCCTCGGTTGTGGGAACCCCACAACAGCGGGCGGTCTTTTCTGTAACCGGCCCGGTGCCGGTTAGGTTCGCACCGCTTCCGTCAACCGATCGGCGGAGGTGTCACCGGAACGGACGAGTTCGCACCGTGTCCCGTCCGCGTCCCGTCCGTCCGGTTGAGCCCGCTTTCGACCGTTCGCACAGGAGGGCAGCGTTGTCCGAGTCCACTCCCCAGCGGTCCGCCACGCGGCACCGCCAGCCGGCCGCGGATCTCGCCAGGATCGTGGTGTTCGCCGCCTTCATCGCCGTGCTCGGCACCTTTCCCGGCATCTACCTGGCGGGCGCGGCGGTGCCGATCGTGCTGCAGAACATGGGGCCGCTGCTGTCCGGGAGCCTGCTGGGCCCGCGCCGGGGAACCGCCTCGGTGGTGCTGTTCCTGGCCCTGGTGGCCATCGGTCTGCCGCTGCTCTCCGGCGGGCGCGGCGGAATCGCCCCCTTCTTCGGCCCCAGCGCGGGATTCCTGTTCGGCTGGATCCTCTCCGCCCTCGTGGTGGGACTGATCGTGTTCCTGGCCCGCAAGCCCACGCTGCCGGTGCTGCTGGTGGCCAACCTGGCCGGTATCGCCGTGGACTACCTGGTCGGGCTGCCGGTCATGGCCGCGGTCATCGGCGACTTCCGCGCGGCGGGCATCGCCATGCTCGGCTACGTACCCGGCGACCTCGCCAAGGTCGTGGTGGTGTCGCTGGTGGCCGCCGCCGTGCACCGCGCCTTCCCGAACAGCACACCCCGGAAGGCGTCGACAGCCCGATGACGCCCCGCACAGGCCCCACGGCGCCCGCCGTCCCGCCGTCGCCGCCCGTCCTGGCGGGCGGCGCGCCACGCGCCGTCAGCTCACCTTCCTGGCGGCTCACCGGAGCTGAGCTCCGCTCGGAAGCACACGCGGCGGCCACCGAACTCGCCCGGGCCGGGGCGGGGCCAGGCAGCCGCGTGTTCGTCGAGGCCGAGGAGGACGCCCGGACCGGGCTGTGCCGACTGCTGGGCGCCGATCTGCTCGGAGCGGCGGCCCTCCTGGCCGCCCCGGACTGGGGCGAGGCCGAACGCGCCGGGGTGCTGCGCGACGCCGCACCCGACGTGTTCGTCGAGGGCTCCGTCCGCGCCGATCCGGAGCCGGTCGTCCCGCGAGGCGACGGCGAGAGCCTGTTCTACCTGCCCACCACCTCGGGAAGCACCGGCCGCGCCCGCGTGCTGGCCCGCACCCGGCGCTCCTGGTGGTACAGCTTCGAAGCCTTCGAGATCGGGGTGACCGGGCGCGACCGGGTGCTGATCCCCGGACCGCTGAGCTCCTCGCTGTTCGTCTTCGGCGCCCTGCACGCGATGCACCTCGGCTGCGAGGTGGAGCTGCTGGAGCGCTGGTCCGCGGCCGAGGCCGCCGAGGCGTGCACGAGGGCCACCGCCGTGCACCTGGTGCCCTCGATGCTGCGGGCGCTGCTGGCGGTGCTCGAACGGCGGCCGCGGCTGCTCGCGGCGTGCCGGGTGCGCAGGTTCGTGTGCGGCGGGGCGAAGTCCGACGAGGAGCTCCGGAGCAGGTTGGGCGAACTGCTCCCCGGCTGTGAGCTGGTGGAGTACTACGGTTCGGCCGAGCATTCCGTGGTGGCGCTGCGCGGCGCGGACGGACTGCTGCACCCCGCCGCGCACGTCGAGGTCAGCGTCGGCGAACCGTATGACCCGGCTCCCGCGAACGGGCCCGACGAGCTGTGGGTGCGCTCTCCGCTGAGTTTCAGCGGCCACCTGGAGTCCGGGCGGCTGTGCCCCGCCGAGCCCGGTTTCAGCAGCGTGGGCGATCTCGCGGTCGGCTCGCACCGGGACGGCTTCCGGGTGCTGGGCCGAGGTTCGGCGGTGATCGAGACCGGTGGCACGCTCGTGGTCGCCGAGGAGGTGGAGAACGCGCTTCGCGCCGCCGAGGGCGTGTTCGACGTCGTGGTGGCGGCCACGCCGCACGCCAGGTTCGGCTCCCTGGTCACCGCCGTGATCGAGCCCGAGCCCGGAGCCGCTCCCGACCCGGTGGAACTGCGCCGGGTCGCCCGGGAGTCCCTCGGGAGGGCGCAACGGCCCCGCCGCTGGCTCTCGGTCGACGAGCTGCCCCGCACCCCCTCCGGCAAGCCCGCGCGTGACGCGGTGCGCGAGTGGCTCGCGGCGGAGGGGACGGCCTCGGAGGTGGCACGATGAGCACCGCACCGACGGGGCCGCTGACACCGGTGGTCACGGCGGCACGCCGCTCCCCCATCGGCACGGCGGGTGGCTCGCTGCGCGACGTCGAGCTCGACCGCCTGGCGGCGACCGTCACCGCCGCTGTCGGCGAGGACGCCGGGTTCGAGCGGGTCGACGAGGTGCTGCTGGGAAACACCCGGGGGCCCGGCGGCAACCCGGCCCGGGTGGCGGCGCTGCGCGCCGGGCTCGGCCACGAGACCCCCGGCATGACCGTGGACCGGCAGTGCGCCAGCGGGTTGAGCACGATAGTGACCGCCGCCCGGCTGGTCTCGGCCGGAGCCGGGGAGCGCTGGCTGGCGGGCGGCGCGGAGAGCGCCTCGACCGCACCGTGGCGCGCCTGGCGACCACGGGACGCCACCGAGCCTCCCCGGTTCTACTCGCGGGCGCCGTTCGCACCACCCGACGTCGGGGATCCGGACATGGGGCCCGCCGCCGACCTGGTCGCCGCCGAGGCCGGAATCACCCGACAGCGGCAGGACGAGTTCGCCGCGCGCAGCCACCGACGGGCCTCGGCCGCGCGGGAGGAGGGATCGTTCGACGCGGAACTGGTCGCCGTCAACGGAGTAGGGCGCGACGAGCGGCCACGCGCCGGGTTCGACGTCCGACGGCTGGGCCGCTTCCCGCCCGCCTTCACCACCGACGGCACCGCCACGGCCGCGAACTCCTGCGGCATCGCGGACGGGGCCGCGATGGTGGCGGTGACCAGTGAACGCCTGCGGCGGGAGGACGGCGTGCCGGGTCTGCGGCTGCTGGACGCCGAGATCGCGGGCTCCGACCCGAACCGGCTGGGTACAGCGGCGGTACCAGCGATGCGCGCCGTGCTGCGGCGGCAGCGGCGCCGCCCTGAGGTGGTGGAGTTCACCGAGGCGTTCGCCGGGCAGGTGCTGGCGTGCCTGGACGCCGTGGGGCTGGAAGAACGGCTGGTCAGCCCGGAGGGGGGCGCTATCGCGCTGGGACACCCGTGGGCGGCCTCCGGCGCGGTGCTGGTGGTTCGCCTGTTCCACCGGATGCTGCGGTGCGGAGAATCGGTGGGGATGGCCGCGCTGTCCTCCGGTGGCGGCCTGGGGATCGCCACCATGTGGGAGCTGGTCCGCTGAAGCCGCGGGCCGCGAGGCGAACCGGAAAGGCGGAAGTTCGGTTGATCGAGTTCGACGGAGTCGGGCACTCCTACGGCGAGCACACGGTGCTCGACGACGTCCGGTTGCGGCTGGACGAGCGCCGGGTGGCCTTCGTGGGCGCCAACGGTTCCGGCAAGTCCACCCTCGCCCGGATGATCAACGGACTGGTGCTGCCCACCCGGGGGCGGGTGCTGGTGGACGGGCTGGATCCCGCCCGGGACGGCAAACGCGTGCGCAACCGGGTGGGTTTCGTGTTCACCAACCCGGACTCGCAGATAGTCATGCCCACCGCCGGTGAGGACGTCGCCTTCTCACTGCGCAGGAAGGGGATTCCCAAGGCCGAGCGGGAGCGCAGGGCCGCCGAGGCGCTGGCCGAGCACGGCCTGGCGGGCTACGCGGACCATCCGGCCCAGCAGCTCTCCGGCGGGCAGAAGCAGCTGCTCGCGCTGTGCGCGATGCTGGTCCTGGAACCCGACGTGCTGGTCTGCGACGAGCCGACGACGCTGCTGGACCTGCGCAACAAACGACGTTTCGCGGAACGGCTGCGCGGGCTCGAGCAGCAGGTCGTCCTCGTGACCCACGACCTGGAGCTGCTCGACGACTTCGACCGGGTGGTGGTGCTCGACGAGGGCCGCGTGGTCGCCGACGACGAGCCCGACGAGGCGCTGCGATACTACCGGGAGCTGGTGGCATGAGCCACGTGATCGGCCTCTACCAACCCGGCCGCAGTCCGCTGCACCGGTTGCCCGCCGGGTGGAAGTTCCTGGCACTGCTGGTCTTCGCCGTGCTGATCGTGGTGTTCGACCGGCTGTGGCAGCTCGGTGTCGGCGCGGTGGTGCTGGGCGTCGGATTCGCGGTGGCACGCCTGCGCCCGGCGGTGGTCCTGCGGACCATGCGCACGGTGCTGGTGCTGTTGGCGGTCGTCTTCGCGTTGCAGTGGTGGCTGCTGGGCGTCGCCAGCGCCGCCGTGGTGTGCCTGCGGCTGCTGGTGGCCATCGGCGCGGCCAACCTGTTCACCCTCACCACCAGGGTCGACGACCTGGTGGCCGCGATCGAGCGGGCGGCCTCCCCGCTGCGCCGCTTCGGGCTGCGGCCGGAGACGCTGGGGCTGCTGGTCGGGCTGACCGTCCAGGCGGTGGGAGCGCTGTCGGTGATCGCGCGACAGACCCGCGAGGCCCAGCGGGCACGCGACGCGGGGCGGTCGGTGGCCGCGTTCACGGTGCCCTTCCTGATCCGCACGCTGCGGCACGCCGACGAACTCGGGGAGGCGCTGGCGGCGCGCGGGGTCGGTGACGAGGACGGGAGTGACGCCGCCCGGCTCTCCGAAGAGCGGAGGCGGTAGCACTCAGCCGCACCGGGCAGCCCGGTTCCGGGCGAACACCCGCTCCCGCCGCGACTGCGGGAACGAAGTCAACGAGCTGTCAGTCCCGTGTCAGTCCCCACCGCTACCTTTCACTTACCGAAACCTCTCCGAACGCGGGAGATCCTGGTGAGTGAAAGGTTCAGGAACAAGAGCGCACTGGTGGTGGGAGCCTCCCGGGGCATTGGATTCGCCGCTGCCAGGAACATCGCGGCCGAAGGTGGCTCCGTCGCTATCACGGGGCGGAACGAGGAGGCGCTCACCGACGCGGCGCGACTGATCAAGGAGGAAACCGGTACCGCAGTACTGCCCGTGGTGGGGCACGCCCGCCGTGACGAGGACCGGCGTGCCACGGTCGAGACGGCGGTGACGGAGTTCGGGAAGCTGGACGTGCTCGTCTACACGACGGCGACGAACATCTCCAGAAACGCCACGGCACTCGAACTCGACCCCGAGGTCATGCTCAAGGAGTACGACCTCAACGTGGTGGCCGCGCTCGAGTACACGAAGCTGGCCTACTGGTCGAGCATGCGCGACAACGGCGGTTCGGTGGTGCTGCTCAGCTCCGTAGCCGCCTTCGGCAACGTCCGCCTGGCCCCCTACTCGATGACCAAGAGCGCGCTGGAAGTGCTGCGTCAGCACCTGGCCGACCAGCTGGCCCCCGCGGTGAGGGTGAACAGCGTCGCCCCTGGCTTCGTCGACACCGCGTTCGCCGAGAAGCTGCAACGACTCCCGAAGGAACAGGTCGACGCCTCGTACCCCCTGGGCCGGCAGGGAAACCCCGAGGACGTCGCACGGGCGATAACCTTCCTCGCCTCGGACGAGGCCGAGTGGATCACCGGCACCGCCCTGGTGGTGGACGGCGGCAAGAGTACGCAGCCCTACCGGCACGACCTGCCGCACGTCGAGTTGGGAAGCGTGCTGCACTGAAGCGCAGGCCGACCGCCGGCCACCCGGCGGTCGGCGACGCGCTCAGCTCCCCGCTTCGACCTCGCGCGGCCACCGCGCCAGCACGGTCACGGTTCCCGGGTCGATCTCGGTGAATCCGGCGTCGCGCACCGCCGCCACCCCGCGCTCCCGCCAGGCCGAGGCGGGGTCGTCCCCCGGCAGCAACTCCCGCCAGGTGGCGGCGTCCGGGGTTCGCACGGCGCACGGGAACCCGGCCTCGTGCCAGCGGCGCAGCTCTGCCTCCGCGCGCTCGCCGACGGCGTCCGCCCGCCGGGCGTCCCCGTGCAGCAGCGCGGCCAGGATCATGGTGGCGTGCCCGACCTGCGCGGCTGCCTTGCCCGCCGTCATCCCCACGTGCGGGTTCAGCCACAGCACCGGCCTCCCCTCCTGCGGGGTCCCCGGCTCGTCGGCGGGGAGTTCGCTGCCGGAGATCTGCAACCTGGTGAGTTCGCGCGGCATGTCGGCCACCCGGGCGGGCAGCAGCGCGCGCACCTCCGCCCCGCCGACGGTGACCGTGATACCGGGCAGTTCCGTCACGGCGCGCCAGTGCGAGCCCCGGGCTCGCCGGGTCACCTTGCGGATCCGCCCGTCGACCCAGCCGGAGACCGTCTCGTGCCACGGGCCACCCGGCTCGCTGCGCGGATCGAGGCACACCGCCACGGCCGCCGAGGCCGAGGCCTCCAGCAGCGCGGTGCGCGCGGGCGGCGCGTTGCGCTCGATGCGCAGCACCATCGGCATCAGCACGACGTCGTCCGGGTCCTCCTCCGAGGTGTCGGCGGTGGACCGGTCGGGCAACGACAGCCAGGAGGCGTAGCGCTCGGTCAGCGGGCTCAGTACGGCGGCGTGCTCACTCACGGGACCGATTGTCCCTCCGGGACGGCGACCTTATCCCGCTCCCGCAGCCGGATGTTGCCCAGCCAGGCGACCAGCACCGCGGCGAGGGCGATGCCGAGCGCCATGACGACCAGGTGCAGCGCCACGCCGTCGACCCCACCGGCACCGCCGGGACGCAGGAAGGGGTATGGGAACCATCCCGTCACCGCGCCGCGCACCAGCGCGTAGGTGACGTAGACCAGCGGGACGACCAACCAGGCGAGGGCGCGACCGTAGCCGACCCGGGCCCGGGGGCGCACCAGCATCCAGTCCACGAACATCACCGCCGGGATGACGCGGTGCATCACCGTGTTCACCCAGGGCAGCGTCAGCCCGAGATCGCCGTCGTCGAGCAGCAGCGCGAAGACGATCCCCGTCGTGGCCATGTAGACGGTCATGCCCCCGCGCAACCACTCGAGAACGGCGCGGCCGTCTCGGCCGGGAGCGGCCCCGAGACGGAGCAACAGCACCCCGGCGGCGATGTTGCTGAGGATGGTGAAGTAGCTGAAGAAGTTCACCGGGGAGAACTGCGGCAGCCCCACTTCGGCGAGGAACTGTCTGCCGACGGCGATCACGGCCAGCGCACCGAGCAGAATCCGCAGCAGGCGTACGGGCCACGCCCGACTGGACAGCATCGAGTCGGACACCTCACGTTTCCAACGGGACACGCGCGACGAACCCGTCCTCGGCATCCGCGGCCTCGACCTCGGCCCGGGTCACGCCGAGCACGAACAGCACGGCGTCGAGGAACGGGTGCGACAGCGCGGTGTCGGCCACCTCGCGCAGCGCGGGCTTGGCGTTGAACGCCACCCCCAGCCCCGCTGTGGCGAGCATATCCATGTCATTGGCGCCGTCACCGACCGCCACGCACTGCGAGAGCGGAACGTCGTAGGACTCCGCGAACCGCTTCAGCGCGCGGGCCTTGCCACTGCGGTCGACGATCTCGCCGACGACGCGTCCGGTGAGTTTACCGTCCGCGACCTCCAGGTCGTTGGCGGCGCTGAAGTCCAGCCCCAGATCGTCGACCAGGTGATCGATGATCCTGGTGAAACCGCCGGAGACCACACCGGTGTGGTATCCGAGCCTGCGGAGGGTGCGCACCGTGGTGCGGGCTCCGGGGGTCAGCCGCAGCTCCTTGCCGACCTCGTCGAGCACCGAGGCGGGCAGCCCCTCCAGCACCGCCACCCTGCGGCGCAGCGACTCGGAGAAGTCCACCTCGCCGCGCATGGCCTGCTCGGTGACCTTGCGGACCTCCTCCTCACGGCCGGCCTTGGCGGCGAGCATCTCGATGACCTCGCCCTGCACCAGCGTGGAGTCGACGTCGAAGACGACGAGGCGCTTGGCGCGTCGGGCCAGCCCGGTGCGCTCCACCGCGACGTCGACGCCGATCCCGGCGGAGAGGTCGGTCATCTCGGAAGTGAGCATCTCGTCGGTGTGCTCGCCGGTCTCGGACGCGCTGACGTACAGCTGCAGGCCGGTCACGGGGTAGTCGGCGACCCGCTGGATGGAGTCGATGTTGACGTCGACCTCGGCGAGCTTGCGGGCCACCTCGGAGAAGCTGCGTGCCGACACGGGCTGGCCGAGCACGGTGACGACGTGGGTCGAACCGAGTTTGTCGGCCTCCCCGTCCTCGGCGTCGATCTCGACCTCGACCGTCATGCCGACGGTGGCCATCGCCTGTTCGACCGACTCCTGCAGCTGCTCGGGGTCGTGCTCGGTCGCCACGAGCACCCCGAGGACCAGTCGCCCGCGGATCACGACCTGCTCCACATCGAGCACATCCACCCCGTGCCTGGTCAGCGCGGCGAACAGCACCGAGGTGACCCCGGGTTTGTCACGGCCTGTCACGGTCATCAGCACGGTGGTGGGATTTGACGTGGTCACGACTGACGACACTCCCTCGATATTCGACTCCACGGCCCACCCTACGGGGTTCGGAGCGACCGGCCCCGAACAGCAAAAGCCCCGGACCGGTCGGTTGGCCGACCGGCCGGGGCTCCCCGTCGAGCGGGATTACCGTGACACACCCGCGGGGCGTGCCGTTAGGTCGAATATCACTTCCCGTCGAGCTTGTGCGCGCCACCGGAGTCGGCGCCGTGACCCGAGTCACCGGAAGCACCGGCGTGCGCCAGCGGTTTGCCGGAGAGGCCGACGTGGCTCTCCACCCGCATCCGCTCGCTCATGTGCGGGTAGTGCAGCTCGAAGGCGGGGCGCTCGGAACGGATCCGGGGCAGCTCGGTGAAGTTGTGCCTGGGCGGCGGGCAGGAGGTGGCCCACTCCAGCGAGTTGCCGTAGCCCCACGGGTCGTCGACGTTGGCGAGCTCACCGTAGCGGTAGCTTTTGAACACGTTGTACAGGAACGGCAGCATCGACGCGCCCAGCAGGAACGCGCCCGCCGTCGAGATGGTGTTGAGCGTGGTGAACCCGTCGCTGGGCAGGTAGTCGGCGTAACGCCGGGGCATGCCCTCGTTGCCCAGCCAGTGCTGCACCAGGAACGTGGCGTGGAAGCCGATGAAGGTCAGCCAGAAGTGCACCTTGCCCAACCGCTCGTCCATCATCCGGCCGGTCATCTTGGGGAACCAGAAGTAGATGCCCGCGAACGTGGCGAACACGATCGTGCCGTAGAGCACGTAGTGGAAGTGCGCGACCACGAAGTAGGTGTCCGAGACGTGGAAGTCGATCGGCGGTGCGGCAAGCAGCACGCCGGTCAGCCCACCGAACAGGAAGGTGACCAGAAACCCGATGGAGAAGACCATCGGTGTCTCGAAGCTGATCTGCCCGCGCCACATGGTGCCGATCCAGTTGAAGAACTTCATGCCGGTGGGCACCGCGATCAGGAACGTGGTGAACGCGAAGAACGGCAGCAGCACCGCGCCGGTCGCGTACATGTGGTGGGCCCAGACCACGACCGACAGCGCGGCGATGCCGAGGGTCGCGTAGATCAGGCCGGTGTAGCCGAACAGCGGCTTGCGGGAGAACACCGGGAAGATCTCGGTGACGATGCCGAAGAACGGCAGCGCCACGATGTAGACCTCGGGGTGGCCGAAGAACCAGAACAGGTGCTGCCAGAGGATCACACCACCGTTGGCCGGGTCGAACACGTGGGCGCCGAGGTGCCGGTCGGCCAGCAGCCCGAACAGCGCCGCCGTCAGGATGGGGAAGGCCATCAGGATCAGCACGCTGGTGACCAGGATGTTCCAGGTGAAGATCGGCATCCGCCACATGGTCATGCCGGGCGCGCGCATGCAGACCACGGTGGTGATCATGTTGACACCACCGAGGATCGTGCCCAGTCCGGAGACGAGCAGACCGGAGATCCACAGGTCCGCGCCGATGCCGGGCGAGTGCACGGCGTCGGAAAGCGGTGTGTAGGCGAACCACCCGAAGTCGGCCGCGCCCCCCGGCGCCAGGAATCCACTGACCACGGTTATCCCACCGAACAGGTAGAGCCAGTAGGACAGCGAGTTCAGCCTGGGGAAGGCCACGTCCGGAGCACCGATCTGCAACGGCAGGATGTAGTTGGCGAAGCCGAACAGGATCGGGGTGGCGTACAGCAGCAGCATGATCGTGCCGTGCATGGTGAACAGCTGGTTGTACTGCTCCTGCGACAGGAACTGCATCCCCGGGACCGCGAGCTCGCCGCGGATCAGCATGGCCATCAGACCGCCGACCAGGAAGAATCCCATCGAGGTGACCAGGTAGAGGATCCCGAGCTGCTTGGGGTCGGTGGTACGCAGCAGTCCCAGCAGTGTGGATCCCTTGGACGTGTTGCGCACCGGATAGGGGCGCGAAGTGATCGGCTCTGGCGCGACGGCCGTCACGGTGCCTCCTGCACTGCCTCGAAGACGTTGTCGGCCCCGACCACGGGACCGCCCGGCCCGTCCGGGCCGGCTAACCCTGATGGCAGCGTCGCAACCGACGTCGGTTCGGTTCGCTCCCCGATGATCGATTCGATAACTGCCATCTGCGGATATTAGCCCTGGCGTTCAACTCCGACGCGTCCGGGCTGTAGTCACCCTATTCATCCCCTTCGTCGAAGGCACGAGGGGTGAGATCCATCCGACAGCCGTGGAGCCCCTCGGCGCGGCACGGGCCCTCGCCGTGAGGCTCGCCGCCCCCGCGGCGCGGGGCGCACGGACCACCTGTACGGATCTCCCCGAGGCGGACCCCTTAAGCTGGCACGTGGTCGCCTGCTCGGTCAGGCGGACCGCTGGACCCAGCGGTGGAAGGCTCCGCAGGCGTGTCGGTGCGCGTACGGC
The nucleotide sequence above comes from Actinopolyspora erythraea. Encoded proteins:
- the ctaD gene encoding aa3-type cytochrome oxidase subunit I, whose translation is MTAVAPEPITSRPYPVRNTSKGSTLLGLLRTTDPKQLGILYLVTSMGFFLVGGLMAMLIRGELAVPGMQFLSQEQYNQLFTMHGTIMLLLYATPILFGFANYILPLQIGAPDVAFPRLNSLSYWLYLFGGITVVSGFLAPGGAADFGWFAYTPLSDAVHSPGIGADLWISGLLVSGLGTILGGVNMITTVVCMRAPGMTMWRMPIFTWNILVTSVLILMAFPILTAALFGLLADRHLGAHVFDPANGGVILWQHLFWFFGHPEVYIVALPFFGIVTEIFPVFSRKPLFGYTGLIYATLGIAALSVVVWAHHMYATGAVLLPFFAFTTFLIAVPTGMKFFNWIGTMWRGQISFETPMVFSIGFLVTFLFGGLTGVLLAAPPIDFHVSDTYFVVAHFHYVLYGTIVFATFAGIYFWFPKMTGRMMDERLGKVHFWLTFIGFHATFLVQHWLGNEGMPRRYADYLPSDGFTTLNTISTAGAFLLGASMLPFLYNVFKSYRYGELANVDDPWGYGNSLEWATSCPPPRHNFTELPRIRSERPAFELHYPHMSERMRVESHVGLSGKPLAHAGASGDSGHGADSGGAHKLDGK